The nucleotide sequence gctctgcagagccAAAACCAGGCCCTGAGGGCCAGAGTGGGACAGCTGGAGAGGGAGCTGAAGACCGCCACCAAAAACTTTGAAAATGCCACCACCTGGAGGGAAAATGTCTTGAGCGGGTGTCCCGTTCTGTTTGAGGAGAGCGGCCTGGTCTTCATCTTGAAACTGTTTGGGAAATTGGAGAAAAATCCACATAGAGAAGATGCAGCAGGATTCACAGCCGTCCCTCTGGTGCAGGATGGATCCGATGGTGGGTTGAATTCCTAATCCACCACTAAACTTTGTCCCTGGTAAAAAAATCCGCgtctttttctttgcttctgcaGACACTGCACGGGAAAACAAACCTGTCCGTCCAAACACACCTGAGGTGAAGAAAACGGAGAAGGTTTTTGCGTGCGACACCTGCGACAAGAGCTTCAGCAGGCGCTTCCATCTGCTGAAGCACAGGAGCACGCACGAAGAACGGAGGCTGCATTCCTGCGACCAGTGTCCCAGAAAATTCCGGACTGCCGTAAAGTTTGAGAACCACCTGCTGCGGCACGAGGAGAAGAAGCGCGCCTCGTACAGGTGCCAAGTTTGTGACAAGACCTTCAAATCGAGAATGAATTTAAAGACTCATCAGGTGGTCCACACCGACCTCAGGCCTTTCGCCTGCTCCACCTGTGGGAAGGCCTTCAAAACAAAGCGCAACCTGCAGGCCCACCAGGTGGTCCACACGGCGGAGAAGCCGCACAAGTGCTCCGAGTGTGGGCAGAGTTTCAGGTACGCCGTCACCCTGCAGTGCCACAGGAGCGCTCACAACGGCGAGCAGCCTTTCAAATGTGGCGTGTGTGACAAAGCCTTCGCAATGAGGAGGTCCCTCCGGACGCACCAGGCGGTCCACCGAGGCAAAACATTCACGTGCGAGACCTGCGGCGCCGGTTTCACCCTCCAGCAGAACCTAAAGAGGCACCTTCgcattcacacaggtgaaaagCCGTACACCTGTAAGGTCTGTGGCCAGGGCTTCATCCAGGACAACAAGCTGAAGGCGCACATGCTCCTTCACGGCGCCACCAAACCGTTCATGTGTGACCTTTGTGGGAAGACGTTTCTCTACAACTGCCACTTGCAGAAGCACCAGAGGGCGAGTCACGTCGAAAGACTCGGCGGCGTCCGGAGGAGACGGGCTCGAGAGCGGCGGAACCGCAGGGTTGTCTGCCGGCTGGACCGGACAACGGTAGACATGACGCCCTTCAGCTGTAAAACGTGCCACAAGGGCTTCGACTGTGCAGGTTCCCTGAAGAGACACGAGCTCATCCACACGGGGCAGATGCAGCACAAGTGTGAGACGTGCGGCAGGGCTTTTTTCTACAAAGCTACATACGACTACCATCAGCGGATCCACTCGGGGGAGAGGCCCTTTGTCTGCGACATTTGTGGGAAGAGGTTTATAATCCACCAGGCTCTAAAGTCCCACAAACTCCAGCACTCCGGAGAGAAACCCTACAAGTGTGAGCAGTGCGACAGGGCCTTCAGGATCTACACCAACTtcctcagacacacacgcatccaCACGGGAGAGAAGCCCTATGAGTGTGAGGTGTGTGGGGTGAGGTTCAGACAGCAGGGACATGTCAAGTTTCATATGCAGGTCCACACAGGAGAGAGGCCTTATTCCTGTAGTGGCTGTGGACTCGGGTTTTCAGACTCCAGACAGTTGAAGAGGCATAGTTGCCATGGGGACGAAGAGGGAAGGAGCCAACTTCCTGCATCCTGACTAGACTCTTAAAGGACAATTCTGAGATGTGAAACTTGGAAAGTTTCCTTGTGCCGAATTTACATTTGTGCGTCAATCTTCcatcaaaatgaaaatgcaacaataccataacctgaaaattatgCAGTCACGGTTACAAAAATTAAAATTTATTATTGCAATTGAATATAAAATTATTTATACAGGTGCgaatgctgctgttgttattatgTATATCCATGTTATATGGTCGTTTATTAATTTTAgaattgggtttttttggggtttttttagaAAAATACCACATTTAGCAATTATGTGTACGTTGCAACGTTAACCACTGGATGGAGCCAAAGAGTCGTGCCGCTTATTACACGAAGGCTGCCGTGTCAATTTAGTCATTTTGCATTCAAACCAGCTTTTCCTAAACGTCCCAACTGGTCTATTGTATCTGCCTTAGAGACAAAATGTGGCTACTTGCAAGCGGAGAGGGTGGCCGAGAGTTTTATCTGTTACGTTGATATTCATGTCTCGATTTCTTGACTGCAGTAGTTGGTgttgccactagatggcgcctactctgttgctgctgcgttaGCGCGCCCCCTCCTGGTAAATATGAAGGCCTGCAAGCAATAAAATGCGTCAAGTTAAAGGTTATATATAATCGGAGTATTTCTGGTGTCTTCCTTTAAAATAAGAGTAATACAAAAACTAACGCTCAATGATGCACAATTAAACGCACAAGAAATTAGTCAAAATACTAATATGAATTGCATTTTCATatagtgtgtatatatatatatatatagatatacatatatataatcGAATTAAAATTAATTATCCCGATTCCAATTGTGACCACAatattttaatgatttcagTGTTGCTGTAGTGtatagaaaatgtaaaattattttgtatatttttgCTATTCCCAATTTGGGCCATTAGAGGAAAGTAGAGTTATATTTGTAGAAGTATTGTATAGTTTTTCTAGTAGAAAATGGATTATTGGTAGATATAGCAATTGAAGTAGTAGTataatttaaaaatgtgcatgtgtataTTATAATCGACATAAAATTATATTGTAAACAACTTAAAATTAGATATAAACGGTTATTAACAACTAAACAAACAACTGGGCGTTTgggggcttttattttgaaaataatggAGCGCCGGGACGGAAGTCGGGCTAAAATCTAAACATTACTTTGAGTTTTCCCCGCATTAAGAGAATAAGCAAATGTTATTCGTTTGCGTAAAAACCCTAAAGTTGTAACAACAACATAGGTAAAAACATCCCTTAGTCAAGATGACCGACGTAGCGGTGCGTGTGAGTgctattttggagaaaattgtTGATTTATCCGTCATGGAAATTGGAAGAATTGTCGGCGTTTCCGATCCAGGACAGCCAGAAGAGTCACCTTGCTCTGCAGAATCCGCGCACAGCGCATCGCCTGAGACGGTTGGTTAAAAAGGAAACTACTGGCGTCTGTTGACGGTGTCGGTGATGTGTTGACGTCTCCGCCATGGCTCTGCCTTTCCAGCTCAGCATAGATATAGACGAGCTAGCGTGCTGCATATAGTTTACACCCCGCGTCCCTAAGAACACAAGATCGTTTATATTATAGCGCAGATACTTGATATGCAACAAACATCTCAAATTAAAGCCTGTGGAGAAGAATCCGCAAGTGGTCGCCATTTTGAGTGGAAGGGCAGGCTTTGCTTTTCTATCTGCTGTATGTCTACAGGCGGCTGTTCATCACAGTTACAGTCGCTGTTAAAATCAATGTCCGTATTGAGCCGTGTTTTCCACTCATGCACAAATGTGAGACACAGTTACTCTCTT is from Takifugu rubripes chromosome 11, fTakRub1.2, whole genome shotgun sequence and encodes:
- the LOC105417105 gene encoding zinc finger protein 850 produces the protein MEQNIFYLQTKFIIETVLKTAADVIGTAKVKNTTGEPNVRREPGVVDTMAREATRKVSAIFCLMSAALQSQNQALRARVGQLERELKTATKNFENATTWRENVLSGCPVLFEESGLVFILKLFGKLEKNPHREDAAGFTAVPLVQDGSDDTARENKPVRPNTPEVKKTEKVFACDTCDKSFSRRFHLLKHRSTHEERRLHSCDQCPRKFRTAVKFENHLLRHEEKKRASYRCQVCDKTFKSRMNLKTHQVVHTDLRPFACSTCGKAFKTKRNLQAHQVVHTAEKPHKCSECGQSFRYAVTLQCHRSAHNGEQPFKCGVCDKAFAMRRSLRTHQAVHRGKTFTCETCGAGFTLQQNLKRHLRIHTGEKPYTCKVCGQGFIQDNKLKAHMLLHGATKPFMCDLCGKTFLYNCHLQKHQRASHVERLGGVRRRRARERRNRRVVCRLDRTTVDMTPFSCKTCHKGFDCAGSLKRHELIHTGQMQHKCETCGRAFFYKATYDYHQRIHSGERPFVCDICGKRFIIHQALKSHKLQHSGEKPYKCEQCDRAFRIYTNFLRHTRIHTGEKPYECEVCGVRFRQQGHVKFHMQVHTGERPYSCSGCGLGFSDSRQLKRHSCHGDEEGRSQLPASHPLVKMTDVAVRVSAILEKIVDLSVMEIGRIVGVSDPGQPEESPCSAESAHSASPETVVQFRLFMSSLAQEAVEKICQLFQDCSSALQLEVSQGAAQTEELRRRLEAAKTELRRLLDGCRRQKDVERLMEGGCRSPATNGAEGEAVHSERRSPRAATGGDAAVRRSPIIHLWKGRTYEDNLQHVIIKKEGWEEFDEHTSSAQFCDDPHQGTYDDPDYQPGDGDGDDTGFTPRPKRSLKLKPSRGRMKRANQSMRPHTCDVCGKGFTLKQLLRNHQCLHAEVRPFHCEQCGKSFHRTHCLKMHQKVHTGERAYQCHYCNKSFSIHGNLQRHLRIHTGEKPFRCETCGKSFNQTDTLKSHQRTHTGERPFGCETCGKSFIQKSALKMHQKTSHSGENSLVCVACGAAEACVDSLRKHLQTHAAATPCACVLCGQRLGSITDLRSHQQHHTVERPHSCGLCGKSFNSSSYLKVHLKTHSGEKPFSCGICGRAFTQHSSLKSHQVVHTGEKPFGCDTCGKCFSNIGNLNRHQRIHTGEKPYTCDTCGRSFNQGNSLKAHQQIHTGEKQFICDKCGKSFSYLRNLKDHKCFYV